The Leadbettera azotonutricia ZAS-9 genome has a window encoding:
- a CDS encoding DUF3990 domain-containing protein — protein sequence MGSLGVKPFFAFSRPFCLEALQSLGYNQPDGKNMTLYHGSNLIVKKPRLISSLRSLDFGPGFYTTSNRFQAMDFAGKVMIRTKSDSQYVSIYNLDYERNILNKSQTLDALKIKKLYMQFTFTTDKALGFLDFMSAFDPGKEEQK from the coding sequence ATGGGCTCTTTAGGGGTAAAGCCGTTTTTTGCCTTTTCCCGGCCTTTTTGTCTTGAAGCCCTACAATCTCTGGGTTATAATCAACCAGATGGCAAAAATATGACGCTCTATCATGGCAGTAATTTAATTGTTAAAAAACCAAGGCTCATAAGTTCCCTTAGATCACTGGATTTCGGCCCAGGTTTTTATACTACAAGTAACAGATTCCAAGCTATGGATTTTGCCGGAAAGGTGATGATACGGACAAAATCAGATTCTCAATATGTCAGTATATACAATCTAGATTATGAAAGGAATATACTCAATAAAAGTCAAACCCTGGATGCCCTGAAAATAAAAAAACTCTATATGCAATTCACGTTTACCACAGACAAAGCCTTGGGGTTTTTGGATTTTATGAGCGCATTTGACCCCGGAAAGGAAGAGCAAAAATGA
- the infA gene encoding translation initiation factor IF-1 codes for MAKEEAIEVEGVVKEALPNTMFRVELDNQNGHLILAHLSGKMRKHYIRIVPGDRVRIALSPYDLSRGRIIYRER; via the coding sequence GTGGCCAAAGAAGAAGCGATAGAAGTAGAAGGGGTTGTCAAGGAAGCCCTGCCCAATACCATGTTTAGGGTAGAACTTGATAACCAGAATGGGCATCTCATTTTAGCCCACCTTTCGGGGAAGATGCGCAAACATTACATCCGTATAGTCCCCGGCGACCGGGTCAGGATTGCCTTATCCCCATACGATCTGAGCCGGGGCCGCATCATCTATCGCGAACGCTAA
- a CDS encoding Smr/MutS family protein has protein sequence MDFGNIMDAWLEKNGIPDKDAEIGEKQPSSQDRRRRLLRKEPDASLDLHNMTQEEAWLALDAFFRAGQQQGFEKLLVIHGKGNHPGSDAVLRDLTRKFIENCPFAGESGHSPAAAGGSGATWVLLKPLANP, from the coding sequence ATGGATTTTGGAAATATCATGGATGCCTGGCTCGAAAAGAACGGCATCCCGGACAAAGATGCTGAAATAGGCGAAAAACAGCCCAGTTCCCAGGACAGGCGGCGAAGGCTGCTCCGCAAGGAGCCTGACGCTTCCCTGGATCTGCATAACATGACCCAGGAAGAAGCATGGCTCGCCCTGGACGCTTTTTTTCGCGCCGGCCAGCAGCAGGGTTTTGAGAAGCTCCTGGTGATCCACGGAAAGGGGAACCATCCGGGCAGCGATGCTGTATTAAGGGATCTTACACGGAAATTTATTGAGAATTGCCCTTTTGCGGGCGAAAGCGGCCACAGCCCTGCGGCTGCAGGGGGCAGCGGGGCTACCTGGGTTTTGCTCAAGCCCCTGGCGAACCCTTAG
- a CDS encoding DUF3791 domain-containing protein, translating to MEEKPKVLQDTTNFLAYCIESYKFAKQYTGKQVISLFDKYGVLDYIIDCAGALHTTGEQYIIQDIDDYIASSGSKVTCKD from the coding sequence TTGGAAGAAAAACCGAAGGTTTTGCAGGATACTACCAATTTTTTAGCCTATTGCATTGAATCCTATAAATTTGCGAAACAATACACGGGCAAACAGGTTATTTCCCTTTTTGATAAATACGGTGTTCTTGATTATATCATTGACTGCGCAGGAGCTTTACACACCACAGGAGAGCAATACATCATACAGGATATTGACGACTATATTGCCTCTTCCGGCAGCAAAGTCACGTGCAAGGACTGA
- a CDS encoding glycosyltransferase family 4 protein: protein MNNSILNIAFIGNYLPRQCGIATFTTSLCESVAAAHPGLSCFAVPITDIPEGYVYPDRVRFEIEEKNLESYRRAADFLNSNNPDIVCLQHEYGIFGGDDGIFILSLIRKLRMPIVTTLHTILQRPSARQRRILTEIAERSSFVVVMTEKAVDLISTVYNVPLSRIRLIPHGIPEMPFIDPSFYKGQYELTEKTVLLTFGLLSPNKGIEQVIRALPEIIKVKPETVYIVLGATHPGLIRHEGEAYRLSLQQLAAELHVEKHVLFRNRFVSPEELKEFLVMADIYITPYLYEEQITSGTLAYSFGIGNAIISTPYWHAAELLADGRGILVPFRSPEAIAEAVIRLASNDAERNTMRKNAFLAGREMTWPVTARKYVELFQEARMTRHSVTGQNQAALPLGGLFSEEEQNELPKLKLDHIKRLTDDTGMIQHAVYTVPNHNEGYCSDDNARALILMVLLSSQAEKVDPEIDRLAGIYLGLLQYAWEEASGRFRNFLNFDRSWRAEIASEDSHGRVVWALGTCLGKYANPGFQGAAAQLFEKALPVVSQFSSPRAWAFTIIAIHEYLQRFSGDRLVDGIREELSSRLFALYKRNADPQWPWFESYLTYDNAKLSHALILSGHDTENREMLDAGLGSLKWLMETQTSPRGHFRPVGSDRVYKKGEEMPLFDQQPLEANSAVSACLEAYRITGDFYWHKEAQRAFRWYLGGNDLSLFVFDALSGGCHDGLHVDRLNQNEGAESTLAFHIALSEMKEADKSILLEDPAPSQINKLSTRIGGEV, encoded by the coding sequence ATGAACAACTCCATCCTGAATATTGCCTTTATCGGCAATTATCTGCCCCGCCAGTGCGGTATCGCAACCTTTACCACAAGTCTTTGCGAATCCGTTGCCGCCGCCCACCCGGGGCTTTCCTGTTTTGCCGTGCCTATCACGGATATACCTGAGGGATATGTCTACCCCGACAGGGTGCGGTTCGAAATCGAGGAGAAAAACCTGGAATCCTACAGACGGGCGGCGGATTTCCTCAACAGCAATAACCCGGACATCGTCTGCCTTCAGCATGAATACGGTATTTTCGGCGGCGATGACGGCATCTTCATCCTTTCCCTGATCCGTAAACTCAGAATGCCCATTGTTACCACCCTCCATACCATATTGCAGAGACCCAGCGCCCGGCAGCGAAGAATCCTCACGGAAATCGCGGAACGCTCAAGTTTTGTAGTGGTTATGACCGAGAAGGCGGTGGATCTGATTTCCACAGTCTATAATGTCCCCTTGTCCCGGATTCGGCTTATTCCCCACGGCATCCCCGAAATGCCCTTTATCGATCCCAGCTTTTACAAGGGCCAGTATGAGCTGACAGAAAAAACGGTGCTCCTCACCTTCGGCCTCCTTTCCCCCAACAAGGGGATTGAACAGGTAATCCGGGCCCTTCCGGAGATCATCAAGGTGAAGCCCGAAACGGTCTATATTGTCCTGGGGGCGACCCATCCGGGACTTATCCGCCACGAAGGGGAAGCCTACCGCCTCTCCTTGCAGCAGCTTGCTGCGGAGCTGCACGTGGAAAAGCACGTCCTCTTCCGTAACCGCTTTGTAAGCCCCGAGGAGCTCAAAGAATTCCTCGTCATGGCGGATATCTATATCACGCCCTATCTGTATGAAGAGCAGATCACCTCAGGCACTCTGGCTTATTCCTTCGGCATCGGAAACGCCATCATTTCTACCCCTTATTGGCATGCGGCGGAACTGCTCGCCGATGGCCGGGGCATACTGGTTCCCTTCAGGTCGCCCGAAGCTATTGCGGAAGCGGTGATCCGCCTTGCTTCCAACGATGCGGAACGGAACACCATGCGGAAAAACGCCTTCCTTGCGGGCAGGGAAATGACATGGCCCGTGACTGCCCGGAAATATGTAGAATTATTCCAGGAAGCCCGAATGACCCGCCACTCCGTGACAGGGCAGAATCAGGCTGCCCTCCCGCTGGGGGGCCTCTTTTCGGAGGAGGAACAGAACGAGCTGCCCAAACTGAAGCTGGATCACATCAAACGGCTTACCGACGATACCGGCATGATTCAGCATGCGGTTTATACAGTCCCCAATCACAACGAGGGCTACTGCTCCGACGATAATGCCCGTGCCCTGATCCTGATGGTACTCCTCTCGTCCCAGGCGGAAAAAGTGGACCCCGAGATTGACCGCCTCGCCGGGATATACCTGGGGCTGCTCCAGTATGCCTGGGAGGAAGCATCGGGACGGTTCAGGAATTTCCTTAATTTTGATCGATCCTGGAGGGCGGAAATTGCCTCCGAAGACAGCCACGGCCGGGTGGTCTGGGCCTTGGGAACCTGTTTGGGCAAATACGCCAACCCCGGCTTCCAGGGGGCGGCGGCCCAGCTTTTTGAAAAAGCCCTCCCGGTGGTCAGCCAGTTCAGCTCCCCCCGGGCCTGGGCTTTTACCATCATCGCAATCCATGAATACCTTCAGCGATTTTCTGGGGACCGTCTGGTGGACGGCATCCGGGAGGAACTTTCCAGTCGTCTCTTTGCCCTTTATAAACGAAACGCCGATCCCCAGTGGCCCTGGTTTGAATCGTACCTTACCTACGATAACGCAAAACTTTCCCATGCCCTTATCCTGAGCGGTCATGATACGGAAAACAGGGAAATGCTCGATGCGGGCCTCGGTTCCCTTAAATGGCTCATGGAAACCCAGACAAGTCCCCGGGGGCATTTCCGTCCCGTCGGGAGCGACCGGGTATACAAGAAGGGGGAAGAAATGCCCCTCTTCGATCAGCAGCCCCTGGAAGCCAATTCCGCAGTATCCGCGTGTCTCGAAGCCTACCGTATTACCGGGGACTTCTATTGGCACAAGGAAGCCCAGCGGGCTTTCCGCTGGTATCTTGGGGGGAACGACCTTTCCCTCTTTGTGTTCGATGCCTTGAGCGGAGGCTGCCACGACGGCCTCCATGTGGACAGGCTCAATCAGAACGAGGGGGCCGAATCGACCCTGGCCTTTCACATTGCCCTTTCGGAAATGAAGGAGGCGGATAAAAGCATACTCCTGGAAGATCCCGCCCCCAGCCAAATCAACAAGCTCTCAACACGAATAGGAGGCGAAGTATGA
- a CDS encoding DUF5312 domain-containing protein, producing the protein MAESGNFTQLVSSLSVDERQNLLEKLKSQSNISPEPLYIEDIDQGPTLASEERYVKLPWYFRLWYFILSLIKAVPAVKLYEDKQVADIGRQIEEMSPGLYDFQRARLLPAFYSQMESLKEAARFFYTALDAGFNRDKGAFYGFLGSLEMVSVHKKLQNETDPNKLGEQYPDAKELEIRQMAFKAMDAAFEGVTDDMKGAMYFDARSLFCLKELASFLFDRVIMAFGFDAAVDGHSCSASVVRELLINLNNILLSLKHIPPMPLLESLFIFLLQEKTGEPGFDINKEIRALLARAEEALAVIREFNKQVPLTKILRCSSRNIAVSPREISGGEDWFVVYREYWKRHIEAIFADYMRDRRHRELLNSFRYFLKGTNLKILGNTVSDANPDGLPIKGAFSLSFLLTFYSVVFMAEINKFLRPILIDAEFRRKENRTEFTESYNEIIKLEDDIRKFEMEISPSGDFGKRYSQMKQDMSSLPVRRRKIQIVIEEASSEAVTIVDSARRASRSMINILNGIVNKDSQGKYDAISNMDKLSGKGPEFAKGLSESLQKFQMVIQILDDIDAMEAGR; encoded by the coding sequence ATGGCAGAAAGCGGGAATTTTACCCAGCTGGTGTCGAGTCTTTCGGTGGATGAAAGGCAGAACCTTCTGGAAAAACTCAAGAGCCAGTCTAATATTTCTCCGGAACCTCTTTATATTGAAGATATCGATCAAGGGCCTACTCTGGCGAGCGAAGAGCGCTACGTCAAGCTGCCCTGGTATTTCCGTCTTTGGTACTTTATCCTGAGCCTGATCAAGGCTGTGCCCGCTGTCAAGCTTTATGAAGACAAGCAGGTAGCTGATATCGGGAGGCAGATCGAGGAAATGTCCCCGGGGCTTTACGATTTCCAGAGGGCCAGGCTGTTGCCTGCTTTTTACAGCCAGATGGAAAGCCTTAAAGAAGCGGCGCGGTTTTTTTACACCGCTTTGGATGCGGGCTTTAACCGGGACAAAGGGGCTTTTTACGGGTTCCTGGGTTCCCTGGAAATGGTATCTGTGCACAAGAAGCTTCAGAATGAAACTGATCCCAATAAGCTGGGGGAACAGTACCCCGACGCCAAGGAGCTTGAAATCAGGCAGATGGCATTTAAGGCTATGGATGCTGCCTTTGAAGGGGTTACCGATGACATGAAGGGTGCCATGTACTTTGATGCCCGATCCCTTTTCTGCCTTAAGGAGCTTGCATCCTTTCTTTTTGATCGGGTTATCATGGCCTTCGGCTTTGACGCTGCAGTGGACGGGCATAGCTGTTCTGCCAGCGTGGTGAGGGAGCTCCTCATCAATCTTAATAACATACTCCTCTCCCTTAAACACATTCCGCCCATGCCCCTTTTGGAATCACTTTTCATCTTCCTCCTCCAGGAAAAGACAGGGGAGCCGGGCTTCGACATCAATAAGGAGATACGGGCGCTTCTTGCAAGGGCAGAGGAAGCCCTGGCGGTGATACGGGAATTCAACAAGCAGGTTCCCCTAACCAAAATACTCCGCTGTTCCAGCCGGAACATAGCCGTTAGCCCCAGGGAGATTTCCGGCGGCGAGGACTGGTTTGTTGTATACCGCGAATACTGGAAGCGCCACATCGAGGCCATTTTTGCGGATTACATGAGAGACCGCAGGCACCGGGAGCTGCTCAATTCCTTCCGCTATTTTTTGAAAGGCACTAACCTCAAGATCCTGGGGAACACCGTGTCGGACGCCAACCCCGATGGATTGCCCATCAAGGGCGCTTTTTCGCTCTCCTTCCTTCTCACCTTTTATTCTGTGGTGTTCATGGCCGAGATCAACAAATTCCTGCGGCCCATACTTATTGATGCGGAATTCCGCCGCAAGGAAAACCGCACCGAGTTCACCGAAAGCTATAACGAGATCATCAAGCTCGAAGATGACATACGCAAATTCGAAATGGAAATTTCCCCTTCTGGTGATTTTGGCAAACGGTATTCCCAGATGAAGCAGGACATGTCTTCCCTGCCTGTCAGGCGGCGCAAGATTCAGATTGTCATCGAGGAGGCTTCTTCGGAAGCCGTTACTATTGTTGACTCCGCGAGGCGGGCATCCCGATCCATGATCAACATACTCAATGGCATTGTTAATAAGGACAGCCAGGGGAAATATGACGCCATTTCCAACATGGATAAGCTTTCGGGCAAGGGCCCTGAATTTGCAAAAGGGCTCAGCGAATCATTGCAGAAATTTCAGATGGTTATTCAGATCCTTGATGACATAGACGCCATGGAGGCAGGCCGCTGA
- a CDS encoding helix-turn-helix domain-containing protein yields MEPSREQLTYVIEQIRGVRTRKGVSQLELSLKAHLSQSFLASIETGKKQPSVLTLIKIAQALNVSPRIFFPEPKGVSREQLKDEIISLLGSL; encoded by the coding sequence ATGGAACCGAGCAGAGAGCAGTTAACCTATGTAATTGAACAGATAAGGGGTGTCAGAACCCGAAAGGGGGTATCCCAGCTGGAATTGTCGCTGAAGGCACATCTTTCCCAAAGTTTCCTTGCCAGCATCGAAACCGGAAAAAAGCAGCCCTCGGTCTTAACCCTTATAAAGATCGCCCAGGCCCTGAATGTAAGCCCCAGGATTTTTTTCCCCGAACCCAAAGGAGTAAGCCGGGAACAGCTAAAGGACGAAATTATCAGTTTGCTGGGTTCCTTATAA
- a CDS encoding membrane protein, with protein sequence MGTVTVLLAEAVFILAACEYSVSAEDSLQNPVPGDGAMPVAWFVADTPWGEPSGAPARKAKTIKEGLSQIRAAYKSGAFADGKRAVVVIEGIINLAGEGVLSNKSLVSITGEDEYPPIVLRGGGSGGVLDGENQVRVLYVESNNVTIADGLTLTRGNSKTHNEMYGGGVYLEKSHLTMTGGTISDSTAELGSGVFIFEDKESKHSSFDMRGGTIKGGSGPAVYIDNGCFFTLSDSGLITENGPDGSTGEGGGVQINGHGTFFMLGGTIKGNRTTSYGGGVRVSGNSTFFMRDGLITENTAPDNCGSGVYVSKYGGVLIQTGGIINGNYGTPEIVQ encoded by the coding sequence TTGGGAACTGTAACCGTCCTGTTGGCGGAGGCGGTTTTTATACTGGCCGCCTGTGAATATTCGGTGAGTGCGGAGGATTCCCTTCAAAATCCTGTCCCTGGTGATGGTGCAATGCCTGTCGCATGGTTCGTGGCCGATACCCCCTGGGGTGAACCCTCGGGGGCGCCTGCAAGGAAAGCGAAAACCATTAAAGAGGGGTTAAGCCAGATACGGGCGGCTTATAAAAGCGGCGCCTTTGCGGATGGCAAGAGGGCTGTTGTCGTTATCGAAGGGATCATTAACCTTGCCGGGGAAGGGGTTCTTTCCAACAAGAGCCTTGTGAGTATTACCGGAGAAGATGAATATCCGCCGATAGTCCTCAGGGGCGGTGGTTCCGGAGGGGTTCTGGACGGGGAAAACCAGGTCCGGGTCCTCTATGTGGAAAGCAACAATGTGACCATTGCCGACGGGCTTACCCTGACCAGGGGCAATTCCAAGACCCATAACGAGATGTATGGCGGCGGCGTTTACCTCGAAAAATCGCACCTTACCATGACCGGGGGGACTATCAGCGATAGCACTGCCGAACTCGGGTCCGGTGTTTTTATTTTTGAGGACAAGGAGAGCAAACACAGCAGCTTCGATATGAGGGGCGGGACTATCAAAGGCGGATCCGGCCCGGCGGTATACATTGACAACGGCTGCTTTTTCACTTTGTCTGATTCGGGACTCATCACCGAAAACGGGCCCGACGGCAGCACCGGCGAAGGCGGCGGCGTGCAGATCAATGGGCATGGAACTTTTTTCATGCTCGGCGGGACCATTAAGGGCAACCGTACAACCAGCTACGGCGGGGGCGTGCGTGTAAGCGGCAACTCCACATTCTTTATGCGCGATGGGCTCATCACCGAAAACACTGCGCCCGACAACTGCGGGAGCGGTGTGTATGTATCCAAATACGGCGGGGTCCTTATACAGACCGGTGGGATTATCAACGGCAATTACGGGACTCCCGAAATTGTCCAATAA
- a CDS encoding polyphenol oxidase family protein, translating into MPANIYHFDLEFSEAGAGKLPVARFPFMADGQKIEGISCALSSRKAGNMVYSPGDSENPARLALFRSLGLNPARVLALKQVHSRDVVLAEKGSMPFGIEADGMICKDRDITLSVTVADCLPVFLYDAGSGAMSLLHSGWKGTGIAIKALELMKEHWGSKPEAVAAVLGPCIKPCCYKVDEERAKTFSAEFGGESLLGPVAIEKNGETGKEFFIDLQAANAALLSRAGLRDISVCGNCTFTDDRLGSFRKEGTVFTRMAALLGYF; encoded by the coding sequence ATGCCTGCCAATATCTATCATTTCGACCTTGAATTTTCTGAAGCTGGTGCAGGGAAGCTCCCTGTCGCCCGTTTTCCTTTCATGGCTGATGGGCAAAAGATAGAAGGGATAAGCTGCGCGCTTTCTTCACGAAAAGCAGGAAATATGGTATATTCTCCCGGCGATAGTGAAAACCCTGCAAGGCTGGCCCTGTTCCGCAGCCTTGGGCTAAACCCCGCCCGGGTCCTGGCCCTGAAGCAGGTACACTCCCGGGATGTGGTTTTGGCTGAAAAGGGGAGCATGCCTTTTGGCATTGAAGCCGATGGGATGATCTGCAAGGACAGGGATATTACCCTTTCTGTAACTGTTGCGGACTGCCTGCCTGTGTTCCTTTATGATGCCGGAAGCGGCGCCATGAGCCTCCTCCATTCAGGGTGGAAAGGCACGGGCATTGCAATCAAGGCACTGGAACTTATGAAGGAACACTGGGGGTCCAAACCCGAGGCTGTTGCTGCTGTGCTTGGTCCCTGTATAAAGCCCTGCTGCTATAAGGTAGATGAGGAAAGGGCTAAAACCTTTTCTGCTGAATTCGGCGGCGAGAGTTTATTGGGCCCTGTAGCAATTGAGAAAAATGGAGAAACAGGGAAAGAGTTTTTCATTGATTTGCAGGCGGCAAATGCCGCGCTTCTCTCCAGGGCAGGCCTGAGGGATATTTCAGTTTGCGGTAATTGCACTTTTACTGATGATAGGCTGGGATCGTTCAGGAAAGAGGGCACCGTGTTTACCCGCATGGCAGCCTTGTTGGGGTATTTTTAA
- a CDS encoding SDR family oxidoreductase, with protein MSFLDELFGLKGKTALVTGGGRGIGQVVAIGLAKAGAEIAIVSRTGADETVGLIEKAGGKAYSLLADVTDEAAVDSALKQILARSGSLDIVFNNAGICIHEDTLKASIADWRQVIDINLTGEYIVARAAGRIMIEKGIKGSIINMASMSGSIVNVPQWQASYNASKAGVIHLTRSLAAEWALYGVRVNSLSPGYIATPMSVDTPQELKDAWMPLIPVHRMGNPEELIGAVIYLAADSSGYTNGSDLIVDGAYTCL; from the coding sequence ATGAGTTTTTTGGATGAATTATTCGGACTTAAAGGCAAGACAGCGCTTGTAACCGGCGGTGGCCGCGGAATAGGGCAGGTAGTTGCCATCGGCCTTGCAAAAGCAGGGGCAGAGATAGCCATTGTCTCCCGGACAGGCGCCGATGAGACAGTAGGGCTCATCGAAAAAGCGGGAGGAAAAGCCTACAGCCTTCTGGCAGATGTTACCGACGAGGCAGCAGTGGATAGCGCGTTGAAACAGATCCTTGCCCGCTCAGGGTCCCTGGATATTGTTTTCAATAATGCGGGTATCTGTATCCATGAGGATACCCTGAAGGCGAGCATTGCCGACTGGCGGCAGGTTATTGATATCAACCTGACCGGCGAATACATTGTGGCCCGCGCTGCCGGGCGGATTATGATAGAGAAGGGCATTAAAGGCAGTATTATTAACATGGCTTCCATGTCCGGTTCCATCGTGAATGTTCCCCAGTGGCAGGCTTCGTATAATGCCTCCAAAGCTGGGGTTATCCACCTGACCCGGTCGCTGGCTGCGGAGTGGGCCTTATACGGCGTCAGGGTGAACAGTCTGAGTCCAGGCTATATTGCAACTCCCATGAGCGTGGATACCCCCCAGGAACTCAAGGATGCCTGGATGCCCCTTATCCCCGTCCACCGTATGGGAAACCCCGAAGAGCTGATAGGCGCGGTTATATACCTCGCCGCTGACAGTTCAGGCTATACAAACGGCAGCGATCTGATTGTAGATGGGGCGTATACCTGTTTGTAA
- a CDS encoding glycoside hydrolase family 130 protein, producing the protein MIALKRLAAPVLEPDYTRLVIRSFVPLEKRILAITARVSALSEEEIRKELGELINEFSEDHGDLETRFKEHYAQAAALMGTGNEPLSSPEGRLLAGAYFTSEYAFEATALFNPSIVEAPNQEHVPPGALRFIMSTRSVGEGHISSVSFRSGIIDKDGGVSIDSVVRTAIQGRQPAQNGVPEKHDAALLPANMAYEIAFDETSHISERLLFPASLDEQNGIEDARFVRFRDEDGSVRYYATYTAYDGRNIMPKLIETDDFLHFKMLPLGGAMVRNKGMALFPRKINGRYVMLGRIDGESLFTMHSADLQVWNEGTKIASPLFPWEFMQIGNCGSPLELDEGWLVLTHGVGSLRRYSIGALLLDKEDPTKVIGRLSEPLISPGDRERTGYVPNVVYTCGFIANKGRLIIPYGSADRAIAFITVNLAELVGELTKG; encoded by the coding sequence ATGATTGCCCTTAAGCGGCTTGCCGCGCCGGTGCTTGAACCGGATTACACCCGGCTGGTGATACGATCCTTTGTCCCCCTGGAAAAACGCATCCTGGCCATTACCGCCAGGGTTTCCGCCCTGTCGGAAGAAGAAATCAGGAAAGAACTTGGGGAGCTTATCAATGAATTCAGCGAGGATCACGGCGACCTCGAGACCCGCTTTAAGGAACACTATGCCCAGGCCGCAGCCCTCATGGGAACAGGGAACGAGCCCCTTTCGTCCCCGGAAGGCCGGCTTCTGGCAGGGGCCTATTTTACCTCCGAATACGCCTTTGAGGCCACGGCCCTCTTTAACCCGTCCATAGTCGAGGCGCCGAATCAGGAGCATGTCCCACCGGGGGCGCTCCGTTTTATCATGAGCACCCGTTCCGTCGGGGAAGGCCATATTTCGTCGGTTTCATTCAGGTCGGGTATTATTGATAAGGACGGAGGGGTCAGCATTGATTCAGTGGTACGCACCGCGATTCAGGGAAGACAACCCGCCCAAAACGGCGTACCGGAAAAGCACGACGCCGCCCTGCTGCCGGCGAACATGGCTTATGAAATAGCTTTTGACGAAACCAGCCATATCTCCGAGCGGCTTCTGTTTCCCGCCTCCCTGGACGAACAGAATGGCATTGAGGACGCCCGCTTTGTCCGGTTTCGGGACGAGGACGGGAGCGTCCGTTATTACGCCACCTATACGGCCTACGACGGAAGAAACATTATGCCCAAACTGATCGAAACCGATGATTTCCTTCATTTTAAAATGCTGCCCCTGGGGGGGGCCATGGTCCGGAATAAGGGGATGGCCCTTTTCCCCCGGAAAATCAACGGCCGCTATGTCATGCTGGGCCGGATAGACGGGGAAAGCCTCTTTACCATGCATTCGGCGGATCTTCAAGTCTGGAACGAAGGGACAAAAATTGCTTCTCCCCTTTTCCCCTGGGAATTCATGCAGATAGGCAACTGCGGTTCCCCCCTGGAACTGGATGAGGGCTGGCTGGTCTTGACCCACGGGGTAGGTTCCCTCAGAAGGTATTCCATCGGGGCCCTGCTGCTGGACAAGGAAGATCCCACCAAGGTAATCGGGCGGCTTTCGGAACCCCTGATTTCCCCAGGGGATCGGGAACGAACCGGCTATGTCCCCAACGTGGTATACACCTGCGGCTTTATCGCCAACAAAGGCCGATTAATAATTCCTTACGGCAGCGCTGACCGGGCCATTGCCTTTATCACCGTGAATTTGGCGGAACTGGTAGGAGAGCTAACGAAGGGATAA
- a CDS encoding adenine phosphoribosyltransferase, whose protein sequence is MEKLNLDDYIRKVPDFPKKGVLFYDITSILAQPRAFRYCIDSMVELYQDRKIDAIAAIEARGFLFAAPFAAHVGIPLLLIRKKGKLPGKVMTKKYSLEYAEAEIEIHCDDVVQGSRVLLLDDLIATGGTLNAARELLTACGAQVPEIFGVVGLPFLNYEKVLNPTPVRTLINYHGE, encoded by the coding sequence ATGGAAAAGTTGAATCTCGACGATTATATCAGGAAAGTTCCTGATTTCCCCAAAAAAGGGGTGCTCTTCTACGATATTACCAGTATCCTTGCCCAGCCCAGGGCCTTCAGGTACTGCATCGATTCCATGGTTGAGCTTTACCAGGACAGGAAAATAGACGCCATAGCTGCCATCGAGGCCCGGGGGTTCCTCTTCGCCGCCCCTTTTGCAGCCCATGTAGGTATACCCCTCCTCCTCATCCGCAAGAAAGGCAAGCTTCCCGGCAAAGTCATGACAAAAAAGTATTCCCTTGAATACGCCGAAGCTGAAATCGAGATCCACTGCGATGATGTGGTGCAGGGCAGCAGGGTGCTCCTTCTCGACGATCTCATAGCCACCGGGGGTACCCTTAATGCCGCGAGGGAACTGCTTACCGCCTGCGGGGCCCAGGTGCCCGAAATCTTCGGCGTGGTGGGCCTGCCCTTCCTTAATTATGAAAAGGTGCTAAACCCGACGCCGGTACGGACGTTGATTAATTATCATGGGGAGTGA